In Humulus lupulus chromosome 7, drHumLupu1.1, whole genome shotgun sequence, the following are encoded in one genomic region:
- the LOC133792661 gene encoding protein ABSCISIC ACID-INSENSITIVE 5 has product MKMLDEKEELTSSSSIFSLTLDEIQTKSGMRSFGSMNMEDFIASIWSVEEDDNDHHHHHHQITPVARQGSFSIPIPIPIPLCKKTVDEIWFQIHGDGGDHDGRNRDSGPRREQTLGEMTLEDFLVRAGVVNETTRMGMKRQEVEEGGKKTTPYERESGVSETMMSQSQSQSQSQSQNNKRRRMIGGGSVEVVVERRQRRMIKNRESAARSRARKQAYTVELEVELNQLKEENEKLKQNLAESDLKRQREVLMKRKQSIKSSQKLREKLRTIRRAVSLAW; this is encoded by the exons ATGAAGATGTTGGATGAAAAAGAAGAGTTAACGAGCTCATCATCGATCTTCTCCCTCACTCTTGACGAGATCCAAACCAAGAGCGGAATGAGAAGCTTCGGCTCCATGAACATGGAGGATTTCATCGCCAGCATCTGGAGCGTCGAAGAAGACGACAAcgatcaccaccaccaccaccaccaaatCACTCCAGTCGCCAGGCAAGGCTCCTTCTCCATTCCCATTCCCATTCCCATTCCGCTCTGCAAAAAGACCGTCGACGAAATCTGGTTCCAGATCCACGGAGACGGCGGAGATCACGATGGTCGGAATCGCGATTCCGGGCCGCGGCGGGAGCAGACGCTGGGGGAGATGACGCTGGAGGATTTTCTGGTGAGAGCCGGCGTGGTTAATGAAACGACGAGAATGGGGATGAAACGACAGGAGGTGGAGGAGGGTGGGAAGAAAACGACGCCGTATGAGCGAGAATCGGGTGTGAGTGAGACTATGATGAGTCAGAGTCAGAGTCAGAGTCAAAGTCAAAGTCAAAATAATAAGAGAAGGAGGATGATAGGTGGTGGGTCGGTGGAAGTGGTGGTGGAGAGGAGGCAACGCCGTATGATCAAGAATCGAGAATCAGCTGCTCGTTCTCGTGCCAGAAAAcag GCTTATACCGTGGAACTAGAAGTTGAGCTTAATCAGCTCAAAGAGGAGAATGAAAAATTGAAGCAAAATTTA GCTGAGTCTGATCTTAAGAGACAGAGAGag GTACTGATGAAAAGAAAACAATCAATAAAATCATCACAAAAATTGAGAGAAAAACTGAGAACGATAAGGAGAGCAGTAAGCTTGGCTTGGTGA
- the LOC133789280 gene encoding uncharacterized protein LOC133789280 isoform X2 — MAALQASYLSSFNSISPKKPTLFSSTNAGSKAHPFKPFKLTFSLNSANDESQSPQPISPNSPDTSSEPKPAPVDPVKLAFAKAMKYKKSTQSTPNLKIEQNPVKEFGSANDVTEKLPDSGLKENGANSSTGTVEKKAGEKGKLSVSSLDFVGLNFADKKTGRGLPAGLAPMSDPFPEGDIPEVEFIVGDSSKFTDANSSNPKAQGDKSDVYKPKVSSWGVFPRPSNISKTFGGGRVINPEEALETAEEKAAKDARTKELIAAYKRQFGLNIDAKLKAECEEALNDGDSLMNTGQLKEALPYYEKIMEKLPFKSELYGLAALQWSICEDSLGRRNEARVMYEKLQSHPTARVSKKARQFTFSFQAMEMMKFTTSSPYLKNTGYQNYFEAFVEKKSNYPIKEVEDETRVHVGPLLGKAHSRRRSFGSPVQLQLLGVVGKAPPAGEAQTKLLGGAKLLLQVVHHRLLF, encoded by the exons ATGGCTGCCCTTCAAGCTTCATATCTATCTTCATTCAACTCCATTTCCCCCAAAAAGCCAACCCTTTTCTCCTCCACAAACGCCGGCAGTAAAGCTCACCCTTTTAAGCCATTCAAACTCACCTTCTCTTTGAACTCAGCCAACGATGAATCTCAATCTCCACAACCCATTTCACCAAATTCACCGGACACATCATCCGAACCCAAACCGGCTCCTGTTGATCCAGTAAAGCTGGCATTTGCCAAAGCCATGAAGTACAAGAAGTCGACTCAATCGACCCCAAATTTGAAAATTGAGCAAAACCCAGTTAAAGAGTTTGGTAGTGCTAATGATGTGACTGAGAAATTGCCTGATTCAG GATTGAAGGAAAATGGGGCAAATTCTAGTACAGGGACTGTGGAGAAGAAAGCTGGCGAGAAAGGAAAGCTTTCAGTTTCAAGCCTTGATTTTGTGGGGCTTAACTTTGCTGATAAGAAGACAGGCAGGGGACTTCCAGCTGGGTTGGCTCCAATGTCAGACCCTTTTCCAGAAGGTGACATTCCTGAGGTGGAGTTTATTGTTGGAGACTCCAGCAAGTTCACTGATGCAAACTCATCAAATCCTAAGGCTCAAGGAGACAAGTCTGATGTTTACAAGCCAAAGGTATCTTCCTGGGGAGTATTTCCTAGGCCTAGCAACATTTCGAAAACG TTTGGTGGTGGGCGAGTGATTAATCCCGAAGAAGCGCTTGAAACAGCTGAAGAGAAAGCGGCTAAAGATGCGCGTACAAAGGAATTGATTGCTGCTTATAAGAGGCAATTCGGGTTGAATATTGATGCAAAGCTCAAAGCTGAGTGTGAGGAG GCTTTGAATGATGGTGACTCATTGATGAATACTGGACAGCTCAAGGAAGCATTACCCTATTATGAAAAAATTATGGAGAAGTTGCCATTCAAG AGTGAACTCTATGGATTAGCAGCTCTGCAGTGGTCTATTTGTGAAGATTCCCTAGGAAG GCGAAATGAAGCTCGAGTAATGTACGAGAAGCTTCAATCTCACCCAACTGCTCGAGTAAGCAAGAAGGCGAGGCAATTCACTTTCAGCTTCCAG GCCATGGAAATGATGAAGTTCACAACAAGCTCACCTTATTTGAAGAACACTGGTTACCAGAATTACTTTGAAGCCTTTGTTGAAAAAAAATCTAACTACCCAATAAAGGAGGTTGAGGATGAA ACCAGAGTTCACGTCGGTCCACTCCTCGGCAAAGCTCACTCACGTCGTCGGTCCTTTGGTTCTCCAGTCCAGCTCCAGCTCCTCGGCGTCGTCGGCAAAGCTCCACCAGCAGGCGAAGCTCAGACGAAGCTCCTCGGCGGCGCGAAGTTGCTGCtccag
- the LOC133789280 gene encoding uncharacterized protein LOC133789280 isoform X3: protein MAALQASYLSSFNSISPKKPTLFSSTNAGSKAHPFKPFKLTFSLNSANDESQSPQPISPNSPDTSSEPKPAPVDPVKLAFAKAMKYKKSTQSTPNLKIEQNPVKEFGSANDVTEKLPDSGLKENGANSSTGTVEKKAGEKGKLSVSSLDFVGLNFADKKTGRGLPAGLAPMSDPFPEGDIPEVEFIVGDSSKFTDANSSNPKAQGDKSDVYKPKVSSWGVFPRPSNISKTFGGGRVINPEEALETAEEKAAKDARTKELIAAYKRQFGLNIDAKLKAECEEALNDGDSLMNTGQLKEALPYYEKIMEKLPFKSELYGLAALQWSICEDSLGRRNEARVMYEKLQSHPTARVSKKARQFTFSFQAMEMMKFTTSSPYLKNTGYQNYFEAFVEKKSNYPIKEVEDETRVHVGPLLGKAHSRRRSFGSPVQLQLLGVVGKAPPAGEAQTKLLGGAKLLLQALTV, encoded by the exons ATGGCTGCCCTTCAAGCTTCATATCTATCTTCATTCAACTCCATTTCCCCCAAAAAGCCAACCCTTTTCTCCTCCACAAACGCCGGCAGTAAAGCTCACCCTTTTAAGCCATTCAAACTCACCTTCTCTTTGAACTCAGCCAACGATGAATCTCAATCTCCACAACCCATTTCACCAAATTCACCGGACACATCATCCGAACCCAAACCGGCTCCTGTTGATCCAGTAAAGCTGGCATTTGCCAAAGCCATGAAGTACAAGAAGTCGACTCAATCGACCCCAAATTTGAAAATTGAGCAAAACCCAGTTAAAGAGTTTGGTAGTGCTAATGATGTGACTGAGAAATTGCCTGATTCAG GATTGAAGGAAAATGGGGCAAATTCTAGTACAGGGACTGTGGAGAAGAAAGCTGGCGAGAAAGGAAAGCTTTCAGTTTCAAGCCTTGATTTTGTGGGGCTTAACTTTGCTGATAAGAAGACAGGCAGGGGACTTCCAGCTGGGTTGGCTCCAATGTCAGACCCTTTTCCAGAAGGTGACATTCCTGAGGTGGAGTTTATTGTTGGAGACTCCAGCAAGTTCACTGATGCAAACTCATCAAATCCTAAGGCTCAAGGAGACAAGTCTGATGTTTACAAGCCAAAGGTATCTTCCTGGGGAGTATTTCCTAGGCCTAGCAACATTTCGAAAACG TTTGGTGGTGGGCGAGTGATTAATCCCGAAGAAGCGCTTGAAACAGCTGAAGAGAAAGCGGCTAAAGATGCGCGTACAAAGGAATTGATTGCTGCTTATAAGAGGCAATTCGGGTTGAATATTGATGCAAAGCTCAAAGCTGAGTGTGAGGAG GCTTTGAATGATGGTGACTCATTGATGAATACTGGACAGCTCAAGGAAGCATTACCCTATTATGAAAAAATTATGGAGAAGTTGCCATTCAAG AGTGAACTCTATGGATTAGCAGCTCTGCAGTGGTCTATTTGTGAAGATTCCCTAGGAAG GCGAAATGAAGCTCGAGTAATGTACGAGAAGCTTCAATCTCACCCAACTGCTCGAGTAAGCAAGAAGGCGAGGCAATTCACTTTCAGCTTCCAG GCCATGGAAATGATGAAGTTCACAACAAGCTCACCTTATTTGAAGAACACTGGTTACCAGAATTACTTTGAAGCCTTTGTTGAAAAAAAATCTAACTACCCAATAAAGGAGGTTGAGGATGAA ACCAGAGTTCACGTCGGTCCACTCCTCGGCAAAGCTCACTCACGTCGTCGGTCCTTTGGTTCTCCAGTCCAGCTCCAGCTCCTCGGCGTCGTCGGCAAAGCTCCACCAGCAGGCGAAGCTCAGACGAAGCTCCTCGGCGGCGCGAAGTTGCTGCtccag
- the LOC133789280 gene encoding uncharacterized protein LOC133789280 isoform X1, translating into MAALQASYLSSFNSISPKKPTLFSSTNAGSKAHPFKPFKLTFSLNSANDESQSPQPISPNSPDTSSEPKPAPVDPVKLAFAKAMKYKKSTQSTPNLKIEQNPVKEFGSANDVTEKLPDSGLKENGANSSTGTVEKKAGEKGKLSVSSLDFVGLNFADKKTGRGLPAGLAPMSDPFPEGDIPEVEFIVGDSSKFTDANSSNPKAQGDKSDVYKPKVSSWGVFPRPSNISKTFGGGRVINPEEALETAEEKAAKDARTKELIAAYKRQFGLNIDAKLKAECEEALNDGDSLMNTGQLKEALPYYEKIMEKLPFKSELYGLAALQWSICEDSLGRRNEARVMYEKLQSHPTARVSKKARQFTFSFQAMEMMKFTTSSPYLKNTGYQNYFEAFVEKKSNYPIKEVEDETRVHVGPLLGKAHSRRRSFGSPVQLQLLGVVGKAPPAGEAQTKLLGGAKLLLQEDLIRIVKAY; encoded by the exons ATGGCTGCCCTTCAAGCTTCATATCTATCTTCATTCAACTCCATTTCCCCCAAAAAGCCAACCCTTTTCTCCTCCACAAACGCCGGCAGTAAAGCTCACCCTTTTAAGCCATTCAAACTCACCTTCTCTTTGAACTCAGCCAACGATGAATCTCAATCTCCACAACCCATTTCACCAAATTCACCGGACACATCATCCGAACCCAAACCGGCTCCTGTTGATCCAGTAAAGCTGGCATTTGCCAAAGCCATGAAGTACAAGAAGTCGACTCAATCGACCCCAAATTTGAAAATTGAGCAAAACCCAGTTAAAGAGTTTGGTAGTGCTAATGATGTGACTGAGAAATTGCCTGATTCAG GATTGAAGGAAAATGGGGCAAATTCTAGTACAGGGACTGTGGAGAAGAAAGCTGGCGAGAAAGGAAAGCTTTCAGTTTCAAGCCTTGATTTTGTGGGGCTTAACTTTGCTGATAAGAAGACAGGCAGGGGACTTCCAGCTGGGTTGGCTCCAATGTCAGACCCTTTTCCAGAAGGTGACATTCCTGAGGTGGAGTTTATTGTTGGAGACTCCAGCAAGTTCACTGATGCAAACTCATCAAATCCTAAGGCTCAAGGAGACAAGTCTGATGTTTACAAGCCAAAGGTATCTTCCTGGGGAGTATTTCCTAGGCCTAGCAACATTTCGAAAACG TTTGGTGGTGGGCGAGTGATTAATCCCGAAGAAGCGCTTGAAACAGCTGAAGAGAAAGCGGCTAAAGATGCGCGTACAAAGGAATTGATTGCTGCTTATAAGAGGCAATTCGGGTTGAATATTGATGCAAAGCTCAAAGCTGAGTGTGAGGAG GCTTTGAATGATGGTGACTCATTGATGAATACTGGACAGCTCAAGGAAGCATTACCCTATTATGAAAAAATTATGGAGAAGTTGCCATTCAAG AGTGAACTCTATGGATTAGCAGCTCTGCAGTGGTCTATTTGTGAAGATTCCCTAGGAAG GCGAAATGAAGCTCGAGTAATGTACGAGAAGCTTCAATCTCACCCAACTGCTCGAGTAAGCAAGAAGGCGAGGCAATTCACTTTCAGCTTCCAG GCCATGGAAATGATGAAGTTCACAACAAGCTCACCTTATTTGAAGAACACTGGTTACCAGAATTACTTTGAAGCCTTTGTTGAAAAAAAATCTAACTACCCAATAAAGGAGGTTGAGGATGAA ACCAGAGTTCACGTCGGTCCACTCCTCGGCAAAGCTCACTCACGTCGTCGGTCCTTTGGTTCTCCAGTCCAGCTCCAGCTCCTCGGCGTCGTCGGCAAAGCTCCACCAGCAGGCGAAGCTCAGACGAAGCTCCTCGGCGGCGCGAAGTTGCTGCtccag GAGGATCTGATTCGTATTGTCAAAGCCTACTAG